GAGTCCTGAAACTGGAAAACCAGAAAAATTTGGCGGTATTGAGTTTAGCGCTCCTACTCCTGGAGATATTTCCATGCAGAATTGGACTTGGGGTAATGATTATCGTCCTGGTACGGCAAAAGATAATTTGGTTTACACTCGTCAGCAGTTAAAGACTCTAGGTCAACTTACACCTGGAGGCTGGTTAGGAGGATTGCGTGCTGCAACCTTAAATAAAGGAGAAGATCATGCTCTTGGTTATTTCTATTGGTTGGTAGAAGGAACAACGGATTCTCAGTTAGGGGATGGTGTCAAAAAGCCTTATCCCAATAATCAATTACTAACTGGAATGGACTCACCTATGGGTACAGAACATGGTTTATCTAAATACCCTTATATTCGTGAGGGCAGAAGAATTGTCGGTCGAGTATATCCTGGCTACTCCCAAGGCTTTACCGTCACAGAAATTGATATTTCACGGGCTGACTACAAAGATGAATATTATAAGCAGAAGCTTGATTCACAAACCTACCGTCAACTGTGGACAAAAATAGACGGAGTAGAAGCGGTAAGTAACAAAAATCTGAACATTGAGAAAATGAAACAGCGCGCTCGTGCCAGTATCTATCCTGATTCTGTAGGAATTGGTCATTATGCGATCGATTTTCATCCCTGCATGAATCAAAGTCCTCCAGAAAAAGCAGGCAACACCGAAAGAGAGGGAGAGAGAAAAGGCGGAGGTCAGGCTTATCCCTTCCAAATTCCTCTAAGAGCCATGATTCCTCAAAGAATTGACAACTTAATTGTCACAGGTAAAAGTATTGCAACTAGTCATATTGCTGCTGCTGCTTATCGCGTCCACTCTTTTGAATGGTCTTCTGGTGCTGCTGCGGGGATAACAGCCGATTTTGGCTTAGATGAAGAAATTATGCCTTACCAACTGGTAGACAAAGACTTTGTTAAAGATAAAAAGTTACAAGTTTTGAAGAAAAAGCTAGATCAAAGTGGCAACCCGACGGCATTTCCCGATACTTCTATCTTTAATCAGGATTGGTCAGATTGGCAGTAATTTTTGAGGGATGAAGGATGAGGAAGCTTGTCGCTATTTATTCCTTCTCCCACCTTGATAGCGGAATATTTCTATTAGTCAATCTTACTTTCAACTCTCATTTCAAAAGAGGAGGGAGGAGCAATAGTTAAACCACGACGCACTGGTAACATAGGGCGATGCCTACGGCTAGCTTCGCGATCGCTTGTTAGTTTTAATTTAAACCTTGATAAAATTGTCGCCGTTACTAATTTCATTTCTAGTAATGCTAAAGCAGAACCAATGCAACGGCGATTTCCTCCACCAAAAGGAATATATTCATAATTGGAGTAGGCTCTATTTAAAAATCTTTGCGGGTCAAATTGCTTAGAATTAGGATATAAATCTTCTCGGTGATGTAGAGAATAAATAGAAACTATCAACCAAGTATTAGGTTCAAAATCATATTCCATGATAGACATTGGTTTGGTAAGCAGGCGAGCAAAAGTTCCTATAGCAATCGGATAAATTCGCAGAGTTTCTGAAACTACTGCGTTTAAATAAGCCAAATTGTTTATTTCTTGATAATTTAAGTTGTTCCCCAAAGAATTTAATTCAAAACGCAACTTTTCTTGTACTTCTGGAAAATAATGAACCCAATAGAAAAGCCAAGCCAAAGCCGAAGCAGTTGTTTCATGTCCAGCAAACAATAAAGTTATTAATTCATCGTGTAATTCTTCATCTGTCATTCCTTCTCCATTTTCATCTTTTGCCAATAGCAACAGACTAAAAATATCTTTAGTTTCTATATTTTGTGAAGCTAATAATTCTCGTCTTTCTTTTATTTCTGCATAGATTAAAGTTCTAATTTCTTGTTGTAAAAGCAAAAAACGACCCCAAGGACTAAATTTACCCCAATCTTTTTGTAACCAAGGAAAAAATATCAAACTTGAATTTAAAGGAGTATTAAACGTCTCTAAAAGTGTGGTTAACAACTCTCGTAGTCGGTCATATCTCTCTCCAGAATCAATTCCAAATACCACGCTTAAAATTACTCGCATCGTAATTTCTTGCGTCAGCGATCGCACTTTAAAAGGCTTGTCTGTTTCTAAGCGATCGCAAGCTTTATTAGTTATATTAACTATCTGCTCACTACATTTCTGTAGAGATTCTCCATGAAAAGGAGGCATCAACAAACGTCGGCGATTTCTATGTTCTTTACCATCTAATAACAGTAACGAATTATCCCCAACTAGAAAGCTCAACATTTTATTACCCCTACCAACTTCAAACGTACCAGTCGAAGCGGTAAAAATCTCTTCAATAGCTTTAGGGTTACTAGTCATGATTGTTGGCGGAGAATTTTTAAACGTTACCTGATAAAAATCCCCGTACTTCTGGGTGCGTTTCTCGATAAACTCTAGAGGTCGTAAAATAGCATTTATCTGGCGGATGCTTCTCAGCCAACCAGAAGTACTTTTAATTGTTGGTATTTGCTTCATTAGTGCGATCGCTTTTTTAAACTGCTTTTAGATCGATTCTAACGAAAATGGAAAAAGTGATTAGTTACAAGTTTGGATGTTGAAAATTACTAGCTATTTTGTCGAGCTTTTTGGCGATCGCCAGTAACTCCAAATCCTGCCATCTTTTTCCGACTATCTGGACTCCTATAGGTAATCCTGACTTACTTTTGCCAATAGGAATAACAACTACAGGGCTACCTGTAAAATTTAACGGCATAGTGTAACCGCCACAGGCTAGCAGGTAGGGAAACTTTGTTCCATCAACTTCAATCGATTGACCAAAATCGCAGTGGGGAAAGGCTGGAGTAATAGATACAGGACAAATCCAAGCATCCCATCGATTCATAAATCGATCCATTTGGGTCATGGTGCGATCGCGTTGTGCCAATATAGCTTTATATTTTGCCAAACTAGGAGGAAAAGCAAGTTTAGTTTTTTTAGTAAAAGGTGTACCCGATTTAAAAGCAGTTTGGGTTCGGGCTAAAAATTCAGACTTAAGACTAAACTGAAATCCGCCAATCAGATCTTTGCTCGAAGAGGTTGAAGCGAACAATTCAAAAAAAGACAAGATACCGTAATTAGTTAATGTATCTGACCAATCTAGATCGGTAGGATTCGATTCTGTCAAATGACAACCAGCATTAGTTAAACGGTTAATTAAATTTTGGATACAGACTTGTGTATCTTTAGTTATGGGCAGAAAATCATAGCCATATGTCCAAGCAATTTTTAATTCAGATAATGGCTTACCTGTCGGCTTATCTAAGGGAACTGGAGGAATTTCTGGCTGATTAATATCTGCACCTGCAATTATCGCCAAAGATAGCTGCAAATCTTCTACAGAACGCACTAAAGTTCCAACTCTTAGCATTTGGCGAATATATTTAGATTGTCCTGGTAAGGGTGGCATATGTCCCGTAGTAGAAACTCGACCATCCGTAGGCATAAATCCATACACGCCACAATAATGGGCTGGAAGACGAATCGAACCTGCAATATCACTACCTAAATCCAAAGGCGAAAAACCAGCAGCCACAGCCCCTGCTGAACCGCCACTACTTCCACCAACTGTATGATTTAAGTCCCAAGGATTATTAGTACGTCCAAATACAGGATTTTTTGTTTGATAGTCTCCGCCAAATTGCGGAATATTAGTTTTACCAAGGATAATTGCCCCTGCTGCTTTCAATCTTGCTACCGTAGTAGCATCTTCATCAGGAACATAATCTTTTAAAGGTAAATATCCAGCCGTAGTAGTCAATCCAGCCGTTTTAAATAAATCTTTAATTGTTACGGGAACACCATGCAATACGCCCCAGTTTTCGCCTTTGGCTAGTGCTTCATCTGCTTCCTTTGCTTTTTTAAGGGCTTGTTCTCGATTTAAAGTTGCGATCGCATTTATCTTTTGATTATGCTTGTCAATCTGTTCTAAATAAGCATTCACAACTTCCGTAGCCGAAACTTCTCGATCTCGAATCATCTGCGCTAGTTGACTGGCTGTAGCAAATACAATATTCATATTTCTAATAATTAATCAAAGATTTTGTTTACAAAGATGGAGTTTGAAAATTTCCCACTACTTCATCAAGCTTTTTGGCGATCGCCAGTAACGACCTTTCTCGCCATCTTTTGCCGATAATTTGCATCCCTATCGGTAATCCAGTCTCACTTTGTCCGATAGGAATTACAACTACAGGATGTCCTGTAAGATTAAATAGCATCGTATAGCCACCATTTGCTAGAAAATAAGGAACTTTACGTTTTTCTATTTCGATGACCGCACCTTGAGGACGATGAGTAAAGGCAGTTGTCATGGCAACGGGACATAGCCAAACATTCCAAGGTTCTAATGCTTTGTCTAACTGAGCAATAAGGCGATCGCGTTGAGTCAAAAGTTCAAAATATTGTTTGAGAGAAGGATTTAGTAATGAGGGTAAAAACTGACTCAGGTTGCTTAAATCTCGTAGTTCTTTGTCTCCCTGAGTGGCTTCTCGAAACATAACGGGTAAAGTTTTTTTAGCATCATCAAAACTTATTGGCTGTGAATAAACAAAGTTTAGTGCTGTTAAGCGATCGCAAACTTTAAATGCTTCTTGTAAATCAAATGGTGGAGATTTCCAGCGTGAAGTATCTGCACATACTGGCTTAAGTTTATTTATTGCCGAATTTATTGCCGTTTTAATCTCCGCAGCGACGGGCATTTTCTGCCAACTATCTGACCACACTATGCGTATATCTTGTAAAGATTTTTCGTCAACTGTATCTAAAGGAACAGGAGGAACATCTGGCTGTCGTGGATCTGCACCTACAGTTAAAGATAAACATAGTCGTAAATCTTCAATGGAACGAGCAAAAGAACCAACGGTCATCAACTGACGAATACATTTAGGCATTCCTGGAGCTTCGGGAATATGTCCTGCTGTTGATATACGGCGATCTGTTGGTTTTAGGGCATATACACCACAAAAATGTGCTGGCTGACGAGTTGAACCAGAAGCATCATTACCCAAATCTAAAGCTGAAAAACCCGCAGCGATCGCTGCTGCGCTACCGCCAGAACTACCTCCAGGAGTGTAATCTAAATTCCAAGGATTATTAACCCGTCCAAAAATATCGTTGGTACTTTGATAATCACTTGCCATTTCCGCAAGGTTAGTTTTACCGATTATAGTTGCTCCCGCTTGACGAAGACGCGAGACAACCGTTGCATCTTGTTTAGGAAGATGATTTTTAAGAGGTTTATAGCCTGCGGTAGTAAGTAATCCCTTGGTTTCAAAGGTATCTTTAAGGGTAATTGGTACACCGTGTAACGCTCCCCAGTTTTCGCCTTTGGCTATAGCTTCATCTGCTTCAATTGCTTTTTGTTTAGCTTTTTCTGTGTTTAAAGTTGCGATCGCATTTATTTTGCCATTATGTTTTTTAATTTGTTCTAAATAGGCATTTAAAACTTCTACTGCTGAAACTTCTTTATCCCGAATCATCTGCGCCAGTTGACTGGCAGTAGCAAATACTATATTCATTGCTAATAACCTAATAAAATAGATTTAATTAAGTTAATTATATTCACATTTAGTTAACTCTATTAACTAAAATATCGAAAAGCATAGAATATATTGCCAAAATCTCGCAATGACAAATGATAAATGTTTAACGTTCAATGAAAAATGGGTCGTCCAACCAAAGAAAATTCCTTAACTAAACAAGATGTAATTAATGCTGCGATCGCCTGTATCGAACAAGAAGGAGCATCGGCTTTAGGTGTCAATCGCGTAGCTAGGGAATTGGGTATTAAACCCCCTGCTATTTATAAACATCTTCAAGGAAATGCAGAATTAAAAAAAGCAGTAGCATTAGCGATTTATGAACTTTATTTCGCCCAATTGAGTCAGAAAACTGCAAATATAAAAGAACCTCGTGCTTGTTTGAAGGCTGGAGGATTAGCTAGCCGAGATTTTGCGCGATCGCATCCTGGACTATTTCAAGTAATGATGCAGTTTCAGTTGCAGTCAGACGATCCTGAGTCAGCTTTAGTAATTCAACAGTCGCAGGGTTTGTTCAAAACTCTTTTAGATTCTCAAGGCTTAAGTAAAACCAAATTGATCGACATCATGCGAATGGTAAATTCGACAATTTTTGGCTTTATTACCTTAGAACAGTCTGGATTATTAACTTTACCTCGATCTACTGACGATAGTTTTGAAGTAATACTTGATGCCTTGCTCGAAGCAATAGAATATATCAAAGCAAATTAGTTAAAAAATGACTATTGTATTTAATAATCCTACCGCTGATAAATTCGTAGTTTTAAGCTGTAGGCTACAAGCTATAAGCCTTTTAAGATTAAATAGAAAGGATAATAAATCTAATTCATACCTCGATTCAGCAACGCCCAAAATCAGAGCGAGAAGATATATCTACCAAAGAAATTAAACAAATATTAACAGGGTTTGAACAGCAATAAACGAGCAGAAGATGCGATCGCTCTTTTCGTTTTTAGACAAGGCGATCGCTCGATAATTATTTTTCAACTTGAGATTTAGCTTAATTCGATCACAAGTCTTGAAATCCCGTCATAATCATAAATAGACGATTTTTCGACAAATTTATGAAAACACTACGGCTAAAATCGGCAAAAGAAATACCCATACTTGGTCAGGGTACTTGGCGCATGGGGGAAAAAGCCAGCCAAAAACAAGCAGAAATAGATGCGCTGCGTCTAGGAATTGATTTGGGAATGACTTTGATTGATACTGCCGAGATGTATGGAGAAGGTGGTGCAGAAAAGATAGTTGCAGAGGCGATCGCGCCTTATCGAGATGAGGTATATTTGGTTAGTAAGTTTTATCCTTATAATGCTAGTTATCAGGGATTGATAGCTGCTTGCGATCGCTCTTTGTCCCGACTCAAAACTGATTTTTTAGATCTATATTTACTTCACTGGCGCGGATCTGTA
This DNA window, taken from Pleurocapsa sp. FMAR1, encodes the following:
- a CDS encoding TetR/AcrR family transcriptional regulator — protein: MGRPTKENSLTKQDVINAAIACIEQEGASALGVNRVARELGIKPPAIYKHLQGNAELKKAVALAIYELYFAQLSQKTANIKEPRACLKAGGLASRDFARSHPGLFQVMMQFQLQSDDPESALVIQQSQGLFKTLLDSQGLSKTKLIDIMRMVNSTIFGFITLEQSGLLTLPRSTDDSFEVILDALLEAIEYIKAN
- a CDS encoding amidase, which produces MNIVFATASQLAQMIRDREVSATEVVNAYLEQIDKHNQKINAIATLNREQALKKAKEADEALAKGENWGVLHGVPVTIKDLFKTAGLTTTAGYLPLKDYVPDEDATTVARLKAAGAIILGKTNIPQFGGDYQTKNPVFGRTNNPWDLNHTVGGSSGGSAGAVAAGFSPLDLGSDIAGSIRLPAHYCGVYGFMPTDGRVSTTGHMPPLPGQSKYIRQMLRVGTLVRSVEDLQLSLAIIAGADINQPEIPPVPLDKPTGKPLSELKIAWTYGYDFLPITKDTQVCIQNLINRLTNAGCHLTESNPTDLDWSDTLTNYGILSFFELFASTSSSKDLIGGFQFSLKSEFLARTQTAFKSGTPFTKKTKLAFPPSLAKYKAILAQRDRTMTQMDRFMNRWDAWICPVSITPAFPHCDFGQSIEVDGTKFPYLLACGGYTMPLNFTGSPVVVIPIGKSKSGLPIGVQIVGKRWQDLELLAIAKKLDKIASNFQHPNL
- a CDS encoding cytochrome P450, translated to MKQIPTIKSTSGWLRSIRQINAILRPLEFIEKRTQKYGDFYQVTFKNSPPTIMTSNPKAIEEIFTASTGTFEVGRGNKMLSFLVGDNSLLLLDGKEHRNRRRLLMPPFHGESLQKCSEQIVNITNKACDRLETDKPFKVRSLTQEITMRVILSVVFGIDSGERYDRLRELLTTLLETFNTPLNSSLIFFPWLQKDWGKFSPWGRFLLLQQEIRTLIYAEIKERRELLASQNIETKDIFSLLLLAKDENGEGMTDEELHDELITLLFAGHETTASALAWLFYWVHYFPEVQEKLRFELNSLGNNLNYQEINNLAYLNAVVSETLRIYPIAIGTFARLLTKPMSIMEYDFEPNTWLIVSIYSLHHREDLYPNSKQFDPQRFLNRAYSNYEYIPFGGGNRRCIGSALALLEMKLVTATILSRFKLKLTSDREASRRHRPMLPVRRGLTIAPPSSFEMRVESKID
- a CDS encoding amidase; this translates as MNIVFATASQLAQMIRDKEVSAVEVLNAYLEQIKKHNGKINAIATLNTEKAKQKAIEADEAIAKGENWGALHGVPITLKDTFETKGLLTTAGYKPLKNHLPKQDATVVSRLRQAGATIIGKTNLAEMASDYQSTNDIFGRVNNPWNLDYTPGGSSGGSAAAIAAGFSALDLGNDASGSTRQPAHFCGVYALKPTDRRISTAGHIPEAPGMPKCIRQLMTVGSFARSIEDLRLCLSLTVGADPRQPDVPPVPLDTVDEKSLQDIRIVWSDSWQKMPVAAEIKTAINSAINKLKPVCADTSRWKSPPFDLQEAFKVCDRLTALNFVYSQPISFDDAKKTLPVMFREATQGDKELRDLSNLSQFLPSLLNPSLKQYFELLTQRDRLIAQLDKALEPWNVWLCPVAMTTAFTHRPQGAVIEIEKRKVPYFLANGGYTMLFNLTGHPVVVIPIGQSETGLPIGMQIIGKRWRERSLLAIAKKLDEVVGNFQTPSL
- a CDS encoding FAD-dependent oxidoreductase, whose product is MRRYRVSLGWIKSLASISLGLLIWEASGLSAKAASPPTIDRTVECELLVVGGGLSGVAASYEALLAGRTVCMTEITDWVGGQISAQGTSALDERTTQRSRLFYPRGYLELRQRIEKFYGKLNPGECWVSESCFLPKDANKIMWEQLKDAEAKGKGTLKWFPATVVKDLEIEAVKGKGTGKQITSAVAIQHSPKNKYLGLNTLPLSRTIEDAYTYEDSSLFNKETIRFVPASSSAKAADWYVIEATETGEIVALADVPYRLGIDPSSSFEPSSSSSKGDPYCTQGFTYTFAMEATKDPEEHKKPPFYGEHQNYYSYELERLADFDLVFTYRRIWSPETGKPEKFGGIEFSAPTPGDISMQNWTWGNDYRPGTAKDNLVYTRQQLKTLGQLTPGGWLGGLRAATLNKGEDHALGYFYWLVEGTTDSQLGDGVKKPYPNNQLLTGMDSPMGTEHGLSKYPYIREGRRIVGRVYPGYSQGFTVTEIDISRADYKDEYYKQKLDSQTYRQLWTKIDGVEAVSNKNLNIEKMKQRARASIYPDSVGIGHYAIDFHPCMNQSPPEKAGNTEREGERKGGGQAYPFQIPLRAMIPQRIDNLIVTGKSIATSHIAAAAYRVHSFEWSSGAAAGITADFGLDEEIMPYQLVDKDFVKDKKLQVLKKKLDQSGNPTAFPDTSIFNQDWSDWQ